From Thermoflavifilum aggregans, a single genomic window includes:
- a CDS encoding Dps family protein, which produces MKANIGIPEKNLQEEAKMLNTLLADETVLYIKTRNYHWNLESHSFAEIHRFLEEQYTMLAGMIDELAERIRQLGHYAVATLEDYLKLTNLTEGQAGETQEKALQILLDDHETLIREIRKMAKQADEEYEDAGTNDFLVGLMEKHEKMAWMLRSYLPNRKS; this is translated from the coding sequence ATGAAAGCAAATATCGGAATCCCTGAAAAAAATCTGCAGGAAGAAGCCAAAATGCTGAATACGCTGCTGGCCGATGAAACCGTCCTGTATATCAAAACCCGGAATTATCACTGGAATCTAGAAAGCCACAGTTTTGCAGAAATCCACCGTTTTCTGGAAGAACAATACACCATGCTGGCCGGCATGATTGATGAACTAGCCGAACGCATCCGTCAGTTGGGACATTATGCAGTAGCTACGCTTGAGGATTATCTAAAACTGACCAACCTCACCGAAGGGCAGGCTGGAGAAACCCAGGAAAAAGCGCTGCAGATTTTGCTGGATGATCATGAAACGCTGATCCGGGAAATCCGTAAGATGGCCAAACAGGCAGATGAAGAATATGAAGATGCCGGAACCAATGATTTCCTGGTGGGTCTGATGGAAAAGCACGAAAAGATGGCCTGGATGCTGCGCAGCTACCTGCCCAACCGCAAATCCTGA
- the kdsA gene encoding 3-deoxy-8-phosphooctulonate synthase: MKIVHNEKHDRFVLMNTERISAIEFLFQGQSRDPEMFFLIAGPCVVENEDLVMTVAGEVKRICQRLGIPYIFKSSYRKANRTKADSFTGIGDEKALRLLQKTGKEWQLPVLTDIHTPPEAAMAAEYVDVLQIPAFLCRQTELLQAAGSTGKVVNIKKGQFVSGEAMKFAVEKVRQTGNGKIILTERGSMFGYGDLVVDFRNVPIMQAAGVPVVVDCTHSLQQPNQASGVTGGKPQLIETIACAAIATGADGIFIETHPEPARALSDGANMLALHLMEPLLEKLVRIRRALRTS; this comes from the coding sequence ATGAAAATTGTTCACAACGAAAAACATGATAGGTTTGTGCTCATGAATACTGAACGCATATCTGCCATTGAGTTTCTTTTTCAGGGTCAATCCCGGGATCCGGAGATGTTTTTTCTGATTGCTGGTCCCTGTGTCGTGGAAAATGAAGATCTCGTGATGACGGTAGCTGGGGAGGTAAAGCGTATATGCCAGCGGCTGGGTATTCCGTATATTTTCAAATCATCCTACCGCAAAGCCAATCGCACGAAGGCTGATTCATTTACCGGTATCGGTGATGAAAAAGCCCTCAGGTTGTTGCAGAAAACGGGTAAGGAATGGCAATTGCCGGTACTCACGGATATTCATACTCCCCCAGAGGCAGCCATGGCTGCTGAATATGTGGATGTGTTGCAGATACCTGCTTTTCTCTGCAGACAAACCGAATTGCTGCAGGCTGCCGGATCTACCGGTAAGGTAGTGAACATCAAAAAGGGGCAGTTTGTGAGTGGCGAAGCAATGAAGTTTGCCGTGGAAAAAGTCAGGCAGACGGGCAATGGAAAAATCATCCTCACCGAACGCGGCTCCATGTTTGGCTATGGCGATCTGGTAGTAGATTTCCGCAACGTGCCCATCATGCAGGCAGCCGGTGTACCGGTGGTGGTGGATTGCACCCACTCCCTGCAACAACCCAATCAAGCAAGCGGAGTGACCGGTGGCAAGCCGCAACTGATCGAAACCATTGCCTGTGCAGCTATTGCTACCGGAGCGGATGGTATTTTCATAGAAACCCATCCCGAACCGGCCAGGGCGCTATCGGATGGGGCCAATATGCTTGCTCTCCATCTGATGGAACCGCTGCTGGAAAAATTAGTCCGGATACGCCGGGCGCTCCGGACAAGCTAA
- a CDS encoding NAD-dependent epimerase/dehydratase family protein produces the protein MPVKERILVIGACGQIGVELTLALRKIYEPQHVIAADLRDEHPLLKGTGPYVTLDVMNREMLHVLVIRHHITQIYHLAAILSATAEKNPALAWHINMQSLIHVLEIAREENLHKVYWPSSIAVFGRGAPRQQTPQHTILEPTTAYGISKLAGERWCEYYHERYGVDVRSLRYPGLISYKSSPGGGTTDYAIEMFQAAVENRTYTCPLAPDARLPMMYMPDAIRATIELMEAPADRISLHSSYNLHAFHFSPTELAAAIRKHVPEFEICYQPDFRQQIAESWPESIDDSQARRDWGWKPAFDLESMTVDMLQNLQQLRKKN, from the coding sequence ATGCCTGTCAAAGAACGCATCCTGGTGATCGGAGCTTGTGGTCAGATTGGTGTGGAACTGACGCTGGCTCTGCGCAAGATTTATGAACCTCAGCACGTAATTGCTGCTGATCTGCGCGATGAACATCCTTTGCTAAAAGGCACGGGGCCTTACGTTACGCTTGACGTGATGAACCGAGAAATGCTGCATGTGTTGGTCATCCGCCACCACATTACGCAGATTTACCATCTGGCCGCCATCCTTTCAGCCACTGCCGAAAAAAATCCCGCGCTGGCCTGGCACATCAACATGCAGAGCCTGATTCATGTGCTGGAAATTGCCCGGGAAGAAAATCTGCACAAAGTGTACTGGCCCAGCTCCATTGCCGTATTTGGCCGCGGCGCTCCCCGGCAACAAACTCCGCAACACACCATTCTGGAGCCTACCACTGCCTATGGCATCAGCAAGCTGGCCGGCGAGCGTTGGTGCGAATATTATCACGAGCGGTATGGTGTGGATGTGCGCAGCTTGCGCTACCCAGGCCTGATCAGCTATAAATCTTCTCCCGGTGGAGGGACCACCGACTACGCCATTGAAATGTTCCAGGCAGCGGTGGAAAACCGGACTTATACCTGCCCGCTAGCTCCCGATGCCCGGCTGCCTATGATGTACATGCCCGACGCCATCCGCGCTACCATTGAACTGATGGAAGCACCGGCCGATCGCATTTCATTGCATAGCAGCTACAACCTGCATGCTTTCCACTTCTCACCTACCGAGCTGGCTGCAGCTATCCGGAAACATGTACCGGAGTTTGAGATCTGCTACCAGCCTGACTTTCGCCAGCAGATTGCCGAAAGTTGGCCCGAAAGTATTGACGACAGCCAAGCACGCCGGGATTGGGGCTGGAAGCCGGCCTTCGACCTGGAAAGCATGACTGTTGACATGCTGCAAAACCTGCAACAACTGAGAAAGAAAAACTGA
- the dapB gene encoding 4-hydroxy-tetrahydrodipicolinate reductase yields MKIALIGYGRMGKTIEPIVLQRGHEILCRVDVDNRADWLKPEKLSAADVAIEFTTPESAVDNILACFEAGVPVVCGTTGWLHRWPEVAQRCREQNQTLVYASNFSLGVNLFFALNKYLAQLMAAYPQYEVDIREIHHTGKKDAPSGTAITLAEQILQRISRKKQWVNRPAERPDELSVISERVDPVPGIHVVKYSSAVDEIEIRHTAHSREGFALGAVLAAEWVKGKKGIFSMEDVLGLK; encoded by the coding sequence GTGAAAATTGCACTTATTGGTTATGGCCGCATGGGCAAAACCATTGAGCCGATTGTGCTGCAGAGGGGACATGAAATTCTTTGCCGGGTGGATGTGGACAATCGTGCAGATTGGCTGAAGCCCGAAAAGCTGTCGGCTGCCGATGTGGCGATTGAATTCACTACACCCGAATCGGCTGTAGATAATATTTTGGCTTGTTTTGAAGCCGGCGTACCTGTGGTTTGCGGGACTACGGGATGGCTGCATCGCTGGCCGGAGGTAGCACAACGCTGCCGGGAACAGAATCAGACCCTGGTATATGCTTCCAACTTCAGCCTGGGGGTAAATTTGTTTTTTGCCCTCAACAAGTATCTGGCGCAGCTGATGGCTGCCTATCCGCAGTATGAGGTGGACATCCGCGAAATTCATCATACCGGCAAAAAAGATGCGCCCAGCGGAACAGCCATCACCCTGGCCGAGCAAATTCTGCAGCGCATCAGCCGCAAAAAGCAATGGGTGAATCGCCCTGCAGAACGGCCGGATGAGCTGTCTGTCATTTCTGAGCGGGTGGACCCTGTGCCCGGCATTCATGTGGTAAAGTATAGCTCTGCTGTGGATGAGATTGAAATCAGGCATACGGCTCATTCCCGCGAGGGTTTTGCATTGGGGGCGGTATTGGCAGCCGAATGGGTGAAGGGTAAAAAAGGCATCTTCAGCATGGAAGATGTGCTGGGATTGAAATAA
- a CDS encoding DUF5683 domain-containing protein: MFRPYHLFSGLIRHFACLRAKGRFVCGLLGLCICTGLLMPRYAKAQQPVVTDTIHVLADTIFVRDTLPRKADTTHAPAAISAADTIRMQPDTTIAQPDTTMAQPVHDPRLAALYSAVLPGLGQAYNHKYWKIPIAYAGLGVAAGVFIYNYKQYILFRDAYRLSFTGQKTGDPFVDQYGPQDQKRIRDIYRQYVDYSALAFMGVYVINIVDALVDAHLYYFNVSDNLSLRLQPVIHSGYVGYGLVMNLDKQK; encoded by the coding sequence ATGTTTCGGCCATATCATCTTTTTTCAGGACTTATCCGTCACTTCGCCTGTCTGCGGGCAAAGGGCCGATTTGTGTGTGGCTTGCTGGGTTTGTGTATATGCACTGGACTTCTAATGCCCCGCTACGCAAAAGCCCAGCAGCCCGTGGTTACTGATACCATTCATGTTTTAGCCGATACCATATTTGTGCGTGATACCCTGCCCAGGAAAGCTGATACCACCCATGCACCCGCCGCTATATCAGCAGCAGACACTATCCGCATGCAGCCGGATACTACCATTGCCCAGCCCGACACTACTATGGCTCAACCCGTTCACGATCCTCGGCTGGCTGCTTTGTACTCGGCGGTGCTGCCAGGGCTGGGTCAGGCCTATAACCACAAATACTGGAAAATACCCATTGCCTATGCCGGATTGGGTGTAGCTGCCGGGGTGTTTATCTACAATTACAAACAATATATCCTGTTTCGCGATGCCTATCGGCTGAGTTTTACGGGACAGAAAACAGGCGATCCTTTTGTGGATCAGTATGGCCCGCAGGACCAGAAGCGGATCCGCGATATTTACCGGCAGTACGTGGATTATTCAGCCTTGGCCTTCATGGGAGTATATGTGATCAATATTGTCGATGCCCTGGTAGATGCCCATCTTTATTACTTCAATGTATCCGATAATCTCTCGCTTCGTTTGCAGCCCGTTATCCACAGCGGCTATGTCGGATACGGCCTCGTGATGAACCTGGACAAGCAAAAGTGA
- a CDS encoding ParB/RepB/Spo0J family partition protein: MSAAPHKKEALGKGIRSLLQHIDADFKSPSGTLAEEKIISATNFERIPLDQIEVNPMQPRRDFDEKALVELAHSIQTHDVIQPITVSRIGHRQYRLIAGERRLRAARIAGLKDIPAFIREADDQQLLEWALTENLQRQDLNAIETALSYRRLMEECGLTQEQVAERIGKDRTTVTNYLRLLKLPPDIQVAVRSGEISMGHARAIINIENIEQQLFVFHEIIRKKLSVRQTEELVRQLDRRHKNKPAASGTQLPPAYQRIQDQLTDLFSTRVKLQRNQSGKGHIAIDFYSDEELNRILELLQRIRG, encoded by the coding sequence ATGTCTGCTGCACCCCATAAAAAAGAAGCGCTTGGTAAAGGAATTCGTTCTCTGCTTCAACATATTGATGCTGATTTCAAGTCGCCTTCCGGCACGCTAGCCGAAGAAAAAATCATTTCGGCTACCAATTTCGAACGGATTCCGCTCGATCAGATTGAGGTGAATCCCATGCAGCCCCGGCGTGATTTCGATGAAAAGGCCCTTGTCGAGCTGGCTCATTCCATCCAGACACACGATGTGATTCAGCCTATCACCGTAAGCCGCATAGGGCACAGGCAATACCGGCTCATTGCCGGCGAGCGTCGGTTGCGGGCAGCCCGTATAGCCGGCCTGAAGGATATTCCGGCTTTTATCCGCGAGGCCGATGATCAGCAATTGCTGGAATGGGCACTCACTGAAAACCTGCAGCGCCAGGATCTCAATGCCATTGAAACGGCACTCAGCTATCGGCGCCTGATGGAAGAATGCGGACTGACACAGGAACAAGTAGCCGAGCGCATCGGGAAAGATCGTACCACGGTCACCAATTATCTGCGCCTGCTGAAGCTGCCGCCCGATATCCAGGTTGCCGTACGTAGCGGAGAAATCAGCATGGGACACGCCCGGGCAATCATCAATATTGAAAACATCGAGCAACAGCTCTTTGTTTTTCATGAAATCATCCGTAAAAAACTCTCCGTCAGACAAACCGAAGAGCTGGTGCGCCAGCTGGATCGCAGGCATAAAAACAAGCCGGCCGCTTCCGGTACGCAGCTACCGCCAGCTTATCAGCGCATACAGGATCAGCTCACCGATCTGTTTTCCACCCGGGTGAAACTGCAGCGCAACCAGAGCGGCAAAGGACATATCGCCATTGATTTTTATTCCGATGAAGAACTCAACCGCATCCTGGAACTCCTGCAACGCATTCGCGGCTGA
- a CDS encoding ParA family protein, with protein sequence MGKIIALANQKGGVGKTTTAINLSASLAVLEYKTLLVDADPQANSTTGLGFDLRNIQQSVYDCMVNEARARDVILQTEMKDLQLLPAHIDLVGAELELIHHPNREHVLKQVLEPLKPEYDFIIIDCSPSLGLITVNALTAADSVIIPVQCEFFALEGLGKLLNTIKIVQTRLNTSLEIEGILLTMYDGRLRLSNQILSEIRHHFNDLVFDTIIHRNTRLAEAPSLGKPAVLYDADSNGALHYLNLAREILQKNDATRIKLKDKIIA encoded by the coding sequence ATGGGAAAAATTATTGCTTTAGCTAATCAGAAAGGAGGTGTGGGTAAAACCACCACCGCCATCAATCTTTCAGCCAGCCTGGCTGTGCTGGAATATAAAACCCTGCTGGTAGACGCCGATCCGCAGGCCAATAGCACCACAGGCCTGGGGTTTGATCTGCGCAACATCCAGCAAAGTGTGTACGATTGCATGGTCAATGAAGCCCGTGCGCGCGACGTGATTCTTCAAACGGAAATGAAAGACCTGCAGCTTCTCCCTGCACATATTGACCTGGTGGGTGCCGAGCTGGAGCTGATTCATCATCCCAACCGAGAACATGTGCTGAAACAGGTACTGGAGCCTTTAAAGCCAGAATATGATTTTATCATCATAGATTGTTCGCCTTCCCTGGGCTTGATTACAGTAAATGCCCTGACGGCTGCCGATTCGGTGATTATTCCGGTGCAATGTGAATTTTTTGCGCTGGAGGGGCTGGGTAAGCTGCTCAATACCATTAAGATTGTCCAGACCCGGCTGAATACCAGCCTGGAAATCGAAGGTATTTTGCTGACCATGTATGATGGCCGTCTGCGGCTGAGCAATCAGATCCTCAGCGAAATCAGGCATCATTTCAATGATCTGGTTTTCGATACCATCATCCACCGGAATACGCGTCTGGCTGAAGCTCCCAGCCTCGGCAAGCCGGCAGTACTGTATGATGCCGATAGCAACGGCGCCTTGCACTACCTGAATTTGGCTCGTGAAATTCTCCAGAAAAATGATGCAACCCGCATTAAACTAAAAGATAAAATCATTGCCTGA
- a CDS encoding metal-dependent hydrolase, with amino-acid sequence MKFTYYGHACFAVQVGQHHILFDPFITPNELARHIDIHQIPADYILVSHGHADHVADVAAIAKRTGATIVSNFEIIEWFQGQGFQKVHPMNHGGSWTFDFGKVKYVHAIHSSKLPDGTNGGNPGGFVCQTAQGNFYYSGDTALTLDMQLIPRYARIDFAVFPIGDNFTMGYEDALVAAELVQTERVVGVHYDTFGYIKIDKEAARKAFQEAGRQLLLPGIGETIEL; translated from the coding sequence ATGAAATTTACCTATTACGGTCATGCTTGTTTTGCTGTGCAGGTGGGTCAGCACCATATTTTATTCGATCCGTTCATCACGCCCAATGAACTGGCCCGGCACATTGACATTCATCAGATACCGGCCGATTATATCCTGGTTTCCCATGGCCACGCCGATCATGTGGCCGATGTAGCTGCCATTGCCAAACGGACAGGTGCTACTATCGTATCCAATTTTGAAATCATTGAATGGTTTCAGGGGCAGGGTTTTCAAAAGGTGCACCCGATGAATCATGGCGGAAGCTGGACATTTGATTTCGGAAAAGTGAAATACGTGCATGCTATCCATTCCAGCAAACTGCCCGACGGCACTAACGGCGGCAATCCCGGTGGTTTTGTGTGTCAGACTGCTCAAGGAAATTTTTACTATTCGGGCGATACTGCCCTTACGCTGGATATGCAGTTGATTCCGCGATATGCCCGGATTGATTTTGCCGTATTTCCCATTGGCGACAATTTTACCATGGGTTATGAGGATGCCCTGGTAGCTGCTGAACTGGTACAGACCGAGAGGGTAGTAGGTGTGCATTATGATACCTTCGGATACATTAAGATTGATAAGGAGGCGGCACGGAAGGCTTTTCAGGAAGCTGGCCGCCAGCTGCTGTTGCCCGGTATAGGGGAAACCATTGAATTGTAA
- a CDS encoding NADPH-dependent FMN reductase, which produces MEMEEITVIAGTNRPGSRTLPIARQYIRLLQDYPVSTHLLSLEGLDLNKRTEQLKEIEDTLIIPVQKFIFILPEYNGSFSGAVKTFIDLTRYKECWYFKKALLTGVAEGKGGNLRGLEHFTGVLHFLKIVVHPNKLPISSVRQLVNAQGEITDEQTLRLIRQQIEEFLAL; this is translated from the coding sequence ATGGAAATGGAAGAGATTACCGTTATTGCAGGTACCAATCGTCCGGGCAGTCGCACCCTGCCCATTGCCCGTCAATATATCCGGCTGTTGCAGGATTATCCGGTTTCCACACATCTGCTTTCCCTGGAAGGCCTGGACCTGAACAAGCGCACAGAGCAGCTGAAGGAAATTGAAGATACGCTTATCATTCCGGTGCAAAAATTCATTTTTATTTTACCGGAGTATAATGGCAGTTTTTCCGGGGCTGTGAAAACCTTCATTGATCTTACGCGTTACAAAGAATGCTGGTATTTCAAAAAAGCCCTGCTAACCGGTGTGGCAGAGGGAAAGGGAGGTAATCTGCGCGGACTGGAACATTTTACCGGTGTACTGCATTTTTTGAAAATTGTGGTGCATCCCAATAAATTGCCTATTTCTTCCGTGCGGCAGCTGGTGAATGCACAGGGTGAAATCACGGACGAGCAGACCCTGCGCCTCATCAGGCAACAAATTGAAGAGTTTCTGGCATTATAA